A window of the Citrus sinensis cultivar Valencia sweet orange chromosome 9, DVS_A1.0, whole genome shotgun sequence genome harbors these coding sequences:
- the LOC102608573 gene encoding H/ACA ribonucleoprotein complex subunit 4 codes for MTEVELSRSEKKKHKKKSSSASANAKNDAAALTTDTADADDNNATAKDFIIKPQSFTPSIDTSQWPILLKNYDRLNVRTGHYTPLPNGYSPLKRPLVDYIRYGIINLDKPANPSSHEVVAWIKRILRVEKTGHSGTLDPKVTGNLIVCIDRATRLVKSQQGAGKEYVCVARLHDKVPDVAKVARALEALTGAVFQRPPLISAVKRQLRIRTIYESKLLEYDVDRHLVVFWISCEAGTYVRTMCVHLGLILGVGGHMQELRRVRSGILGENDNMVTMHDVMDAQWLYDNYRDEAYLRRVIMPLEVLLTSYKRLVVKDTTVNAICYGAKLMIPGLLRFENDIEVGEEVVLMTTKGEAVALGIAEMTTAVMATCDHGVVARIKRVVMDRDTYPRKWGLGPRASMKKKLIAEGKLDKHGKPNEKTPLEWARNVVLPPGGDSVVASLAAAAEQTVAEKETADVKKRKLDASSDSPALNAKKAKVEEVVEVEKEETVKVKKVKEDEAEEVEVEEKEKKKKKKKDKENGGADTEVVEKTEKVKAKKHKDKDEVGSPETEKSEKKKKKKKDKEVEEAKGVDNGENVEADKSEKKKKKKKKNKDAEDQE; via the coding sequence ACCGCCAAAGACTTCATCATCAAGCCCCAGAGCTTCACTCCCTCTATCGACACCTCTCAGTGGCCGATTCTCTTGAAGAACTACGACCGCCTCAATGTACGAACCGGACACTACACGCCTCTTCCCAACGGTTACTCCCCTCTCAAGCGCCCTCTCGTCGACTACATCAGGTACGGCATCATCAATCTCGACAAACCCGCTAACCCATCTTCCCACGAGGTCGTCGCCTGGATTAAACGCATCTTGCGTGTCGAAAAGACTGGCCACAGCGGGACTTTGGATCCCAAAGTGACAGGTAACCTCATTGTCTGTATCGATAGAGCCACCCGCCTTGTTAAGTCTCAGCAAGGTGCTGGGAAAGAGTACGTTTGTGTTGCTAGATTGCATGATAAAGTGCCCGATGTTGCCAAAGTGGCTCGGGCGCTTGAGGCTTTAACTGGGGCTGTTTTTCAGAGACCGCCGTTGATCTCTGCCGTGAAAAGGCAACTTAGGATTAGGACTATATATGAAAGTAAGTTGCTTGAGTATGATGTGGATAGGCATTTGGTTGTGTTTTGGATTTCCTGTGAGGCGGGTACATATGTGAGGACTATGTGTGTGCATTTGGGTTTGATTCTTGGCGTTGGTGGGCATATGCAGGAGTTGAGGAGGGTTAGGTCTGGGATTTTGGGGGAGAATGATAATATGGTAACTATGCATGATGTGATGGATGCGCAATGGTTGTATGATAACTATAGGGATGAGGCTTACCTGAGGAGGGTGATTATGCCGCTTGAAGTGCTTTTGACTAGTTATAAGAGGTTGGTTGTGAAGGACACAACTGTGAATGCTATTTGTTATGGAGCCAAGTTGATGATTCCTGGGTTGTTGAGGTTTGAGAATGACATTGAAGTCGGTGAGGAAGTTGTTTTGATGACTACTAAGGGGGAGGCTGTTGCTTTGGGGATTGCGGAGATGACTACTGCTGTGATGGCAACATGTGATCATGGTGTGGTGGCGAGGATCAAGAGGGTGGTGATGGATAGGGATACATATCCGAGAAAATGGGGTTTGGGACCGAGGGCTTctatgaagaagaaattgattgCTGAAGGGAAGTTAGATAAGCATGGGAAGCCGAATGAGAAAACACCTCTAGAGTGGGCAAGAAATGTGGTTTTGCCACCTGGAGGGGATTCTGTGGTCGCTAGCCTTGCGGCTGCAGCTGAACAGACTGTAGCTGAGAAAGAGACTGCTGATGTGAAAAAGCGCAAATTAGATGCAAGTAGTGATAGCCCTGCTTTGAATGCTAAAAAAGCTAAAGTTGAAGAGGTAGTAGAGGTTGAGAAGGAAGAAACTGTGAAGGTGAAGAAGGTGAAGGAAGACGAGGCTGAGGAAGTTGAAgttgaggaaaaagaaaagaagaagaagaaaaagaaggacaAAGAGAATGGTGGTGCAGACACAGAGGTGGTGGAAAAGACTGAGAAGGTGAAGGCAAAGAAGCACAAAGACAAGGATGAAGTTGGCTCACCCGAAACAGAGAAGtctgagaagaagaaaaagaagaagaaagacaaAGAAGTCGAGGAGGCAAAGGGTGTTGACAATGGTGAAAATGTTGAAGCTGATAAaagtgagaaaaagaaaaagaagaaaaagaagaataaagatgCAGAAGACCAGGAGTAG